The following proteins are encoded in a genomic region of Streptococcus gwangjuense:
- a CDS encoding MptD family putative ECF transporter S component, whose translation MKKSILTTLLFAVLYFLCMGIGVLLGNLLDQTGNMFYAPAFTALVGGSVYMILVAKVPRFGAITTIGLVIALFFLGSKHGAGAFLPGIICGLLADGVAHLGKYKDQTKNLLSFIIFAFSSTGPILLMWIAPKAYMATLLARGKSQEYIDRIMVAPNPGTVLLFIVSIIIGALVGALIGQALSKKFAQKI comes from the coding sequence ATGAAGAAATCTATCTTAACTACACTTCTTTTTGCAGTTCTTTACTTCCTCTGCATGGGGATTGGTGTCCTTTTGGGCAATCTCCTTGACCAAACTGGAAACATGTTTTATGCACCTGCCTTTACTGCCCTTGTCGGCGGTAGCGTCTATATGATTCTAGTCGCAAAAGTTCCGCGCTTTGGAGCCATTACCACTATCGGCCTTGTCATCGCCCTCTTTTTCTTGGGGAGCAAACACGGTGCCGGTGCCTTCCTTCCTGGAATTATCTGTGGTCTCCTAGCAGATGGAGTAGCTCATTTAGGAAAATACAAGGACCAAACAAAAAATTTGCTTTCTTTCATTATTTTCGCCTTTAGCTCAACTGGCCCAATCTTACTCATGTGGATTGCTCCCAAAGCCTATATGGCAACCCTTCTAGCAAGAGGAAAATCCCAAGAATATATCGACCGTATCATGGTCGCACCAAACCCTGGAACCGTCCTTCTATTTATCGTAAGTATTATCATCGGAGCCCTAGTTGGTGCCTTGATTGGACAAGCCTTGAGTAAAAAATTTGCACAGAAAATCTGA
- a CDS encoding YesL family protein codes for MGRFLDFVFNRFFLGMIATAFFWLLTLAGGIILGLAPAGATLMSLYAEHGYSFREYSLKEAWSLYKQNFVSSNLIFYSFLGVDLVLIYGLYLLVQLPHQTIIHLIATFLNVLVVALLFLAYTVSLKLQVYFDLSYRNSLKLSLIGIFMSLAAVAKVLLGTVLLVAIGYYMPALLFFVGIGMWHFFISDMLEPVYESIHEKLATR; via the coding sequence ATGGGGAGATTTTTAGACTTTGTCTTTAATCGTTTCTTTTTAGGAATGATTGCGACAGCCTTCTTTTGGCTATTAACATTGGCAGGAGGGATTATCCTTGGTCTAGCGCCAGCTGGTGCCACCTTGATGAGCTTGTATGCAGAACATGGTTATAGCTTTCGGGAATACAGTTTGAAGGAGGCTTGGTCTCTTTACAAGCAAAATTTTGTCTCAAGCAACCTGATTTTCTATAGCTTTTTAGGGGTGGATTTAGTTTTAATCTATGGCTTGTATCTCTTGGTGCAATTGCCTCATCAAACCATCATTCATTTGATTGCTACCTTTTTGAATGTCCTAGTAGTCGCCCTGCTCTTTTTGGCCTATACAGTGTCTTTGAAATTACAAGTTTATTTTGACTTATCCTATCGAAATAGCCTCAAACTATCCTTGATTGGCATCTTTATGAGCCTAGCAGCTGTGGCCAAGGTTCTCCTTGGGACAGTGTTACTTGTGGCAATTGGTTACTATATGCCTGCTCTGCTCTTCTTTGTAGGAATTGGGATGTGGCATTTCTTTATCAGTGATATGTTGGAACCGGTCTATGAAAGTATCCATGAAAAATTGGCGACAAGATAG
- a CDS encoding sensor histidine kinase, with protein sequence MKNWRQDRMKQFWLHTLLRTYSSVMMIIIASFAILLSYADWDSREKEAQRVAQRVTTRTVDEVEYYYRESAQLAQDLVANQDRIQGVYKYFSLSTSEYFYWLLEHQAASSTSISLYENIDDLYVQNDSITGVAIVLQDFKEVYVSTRDKRSGHVLPAEAFKPEANSFGIPVLDPATDQSIGVIYISLDPEVLYHAIDNTRGHIPMAVTVTSPFDTEIFHIGERVNREHENWFVGMTSHGYQVQVAVPKNFVLQGTVASSALIVGLSLLFIVILYLTLRKTFSNYQKQVVDLVDSIQAIAQGEEGLRIDTLEKDQELLLIAETTNDMLDRLEKNIHDIYQLELSQKDANMRALQAQINPHFMYNTLEFLRMYAVMQSQDELADIIYEFSSLLRNNISDERETLLKQELEFCRKYSYLCMVRYPKSIAYGFKIDPELENMKIPKFTLQPLVENYFAHGVDHRRTDNVISIKALKQAGFVEILVVDNGRGMSTEKLVDIREKLRQRHFEHQASYSEQKQSIGIVNVHERFVLYFGDRYAITIESAEQAGVQYRITIQDE encoded by the coding sequence ATGAAAAATTGGCGACAAGATAGAATGAAGCAGTTTTGGCTACATACGCTTCTAAGAACCTACAGTTCAGTTATGATGATTATTATTGCGAGTTTTGCAATCTTACTCTCTTACGCTGACTGGGATTCACGGGAAAAGGAAGCCCAGAGAGTAGCCCAACGTGTAACCACTCGAACAGTCGATGAGGTAGAGTATTATTATCGCGAGTCAGCCCAGCTAGCGCAAGATTTGGTAGCCAATCAAGACCGGATACAAGGGGTTTATAAGTACTTTAGCTTGTCAACTTCTGAGTATTTTTATTGGCTGTTGGAGCATCAAGCAGCTTCGTCAACTTCTATTTCTCTGTATGAAAACATTGATGATCTTTATGTCCAAAATGACTCTATAACGGGTGTTGCAATCGTCTTGCAGGATTTTAAAGAAGTTTATGTTTCAACAAGGGATAAAAGAAGTGGTCATGTCTTGCCAGCTGAGGCCTTTAAACCAGAGGCCAATAGTTTTGGAATTCCAGTTCTGGATCCAGCAACGGATCAATCTATAGGAGTGATATACATCTCCTTGGATCCAGAAGTTTTATATCATGCCATTGACAATACCCGAGGTCATATTCCGATGGCTGTTACTGTGACATCACCATTTGATACGGAGATTTTTCATATTGGTGAGAGGGTCAATAGGGAACATGAGAACTGGTTTGTTGGTATGACTTCTCATGGATATCAGGTTCAGGTGGCAGTTCCTAAAAACTTTGTTTTACAAGGAACAGTTGCCAGCTCTGCTTTGATTGTGGGTTTGAGCCTTCTCTTTATTGTCATTCTCTATCTGACTTTGAGGAAGACTTTTTCAAATTATCAAAAGCAGGTAGTGGATTTAGTGGATTCCATCCAAGCTATTGCCCAAGGAGAGGAAGGTCTTCGTATTGACACACTTGAAAAGGATCAGGAATTGCTCCTAATCGCGGAGACGACCAATGATATGTTGGATCGATTGGAAAAGAATATCCATGATATTTATCAGTTAGAGCTTAGTCAAAAAGATGCCAATATGCGGGCCTTGCAGGCGCAAATCAACCCTCACTTCATGTACAATACGCTGGAGTTCTTGCGCATGTACGCAGTCATGCAAAGTCAAGATGAGTTGGCAGATATCATTTATGAGTTCAGTAGCCTGTTGCGTAATAATATTTCGGACGAAAGAGAAACTCTTCTCAAGCAGGAATTAGAATTTTGTCGTAAATATAGTTATCTTTGCATGGTTCGTTATCCCAAGTCCATTGCCTATGGTTTCAAGATAGACCCAGAGTTAGAGAATATGAAGATTCCTAAGTTTACCTTACAACCGCTGGTAGAAAATTATTTCGCGCATGGTGTTGACCACAGACGGACAGATAATGTGATTAGCATCAAGGCGCTTAAACAGGCTGGTTTTGTAGAAATTTTGGTGGTAGATAATGGCCGTGGAATGTCGACTGAAAAGCTGGTCGATATCCGAGAAAAGTTAAGGCAGAGACATTTTGAACACCAAGCCAGTTATAGTGAACAAAAGCAGTCTATCGGGATTGTCAATGTCCATGAGCGTTTTGTGCTCTATTTTGGGGATCGCTATGCCATTACTATAGAGTCTGCGGAGCAAGCAGGTGTTCAGTATCGTATTACAATTCAAGATGAGTAG
- a CDS encoding response regulator transcription factor — MYKVLLVDDEYMVTEGLKRLIPFDKWDMEVVATASHADEALEYVQKNPVDVVISDVNMPDKTGLDMIREMKEILPDAAYILLSGYQEFDYVKRAMNLSVVDYLVKPVDKVELGNLLEKIAGQLGERGKKSQILSQDLDEAGFVSYLGGKENWWIGLSKEKQGSFTIPYYVLGQDWQIFISDQPLDGLVVTPFEAPYQEHFERWKLNAEKALFYGSVNLQRSESLFAYYEPIYRVIIQGNLNQIVEELNLLEKVVLENTPRVPITKQLFIQFVMDVFHLFEHLKADDLTDIVKTIHAIQTFDELVPYIKETLTRFFGQYRMNENVVSVLEVIGSDYQKELSLKDISKDLFINPVYLGQLIKRETNSTFAELLNKQRIKAAQQLLLSTSDSIEDICYAVGYSNVGYFYKVFRKLCGKSPKAYRKQVETTL; from the coding sequence ATGTATAAAGTATTATTAGTAGATGATGAGTACATGGTGACAGAAGGTCTGAAACGTTTGATTCCTTTTGATAAGTGGGATATGGAGGTCGTCGCAACAGCCAGTCATGCCGATGAAGCCCTAGAATATGTTCAGAAAAATCCCGTCGATGTAGTCATTTCCGATGTCAATATGCCCGACAAAACAGGGCTTGATATGATTCGGGAGATGAAAGAAATCTTACCAGATGCTGCCTATATCCTGCTCTCAGGTTATCAGGAGTTTGATTATGTAAAAAGAGCAATGAACCTTAGTGTGGTGGACTATCTGGTCAAACCTGTTGATAAGGTAGAGTTGGGAAATCTGCTGGAGAAGATTGCAGGTCAGCTCGGCGAGAGAGGAAAGAAAAGTCAGATCCTCAGTCAAGATTTAGACGAGGCTGGATTTGTTAGTTATCTAGGAGGTAAGGAGAATTGGTGGATAGGCCTATCCAAGGAAAAACAAGGCTCTTTCACCATTCCCTACTATGTCTTGGGTCAAGACTGGCAGATTTTCATTTCTGACCAACCCCTAGATGGTTTAGTCGTTACTCCCTTTGAAGCTCCCTATCAAGAACACTTTGAACGCTGGAAGCTGAATGCTGAGAAAGCCCTCTTTTACGGCTCTGTAAATCTACAACGGTCTGAGAGTCTCTTTGCCTACTACGAACCGATTTATAGGGTTATCATTCAGGGGAATCTCAATCAAATCGTAGAAGAGTTAAATCTCTTGGAGAAGGTGGTTCTTGAAAATACGCCGCGTGTTCCGATTACCAAACAGCTTTTTATCCAGTTTGTCATGGATGTCTTTCATTTGTTTGAACATCTAAAGGCTGATGATTTGACGGATATTGTCAAAACGATTCATGCTATTCAAACCTTCGATGAATTGGTTCCTTATATCAAGGAAACTCTGACTCGATTCTTTGGACAATATCGGATGAATGAAAATGTGGTTAGTGTGCTAGAAGTCATTGGGAGTGATTATCAGAAAGAACTTTCTCTCAAGGATATCAGTAAGGATCTCTTTATCAATCCTGTTTATCTGGGACAGTTGATTAAGCGTGAAACCAATTCGACCTTCGCAGAGTTACTAAATAAACAACGCATTAAGGCTGCCCAGCAGCTCTTGCTTTCAACTAGTGACAGTATTGAAGATATTTGTTATGCTGTTGGTTACAGTAATGTTGGATATTTCTATAAAGTGTTCCGAAAATTGTGCGGAAAATCGCCAAAAGCCTACCGAAAACAGGTGGAAACCACACTATAA
- the nrdI gene encoding class Ib ribonucleoside-diphosphate reductase assembly flavoprotein NrdI, protein MKKVSLVYISLSGNTESFVTRLKDYLLSRYEGIEVQKIHIKDLVKEGQDFYEMEHPYVAFLPTYLEGGNGVDNGDVEILTTPVGDFIAYGDNASKCFGVVGSGNRNFNNQYCLTAKQYSQRFGFPVLADFEMRGMLGDIKRVAGIIADLYELES, encoded by the coding sequence ATGAAAAAAGTTTCCTTGGTCTACATCAGTTTGAGCGGAAATACGGAGAGTTTTGTGACGCGCTTGAAAGACTATCTCTTGTCCCGGTACGAGGGAATTGAGGTTCAAAAGATTCATATCAAGGATTTGGTCAAAGAAGGCCAAGATTTCTATGAAATGGAGCATCCCTATGTTGCTTTTTTGCCGACTTACCTAGAAGGTGGGAATGGCGTGGATAACGGAGATGTCGAGATATTGACAACGCCAGTGGGAGATTTTATCGCCTATGGTGATAATGCTAGTAAGTGTTTTGGTGTGGTTGGTTCAGGAAATCGTAACTTTAATAACCAATACTGCCTGACAGCCAAGCAATACAGTCAACGTTTTGGTTTCCCTGTATTAGCTGACTTTGAAATGCGAGGTATGCTGGGAGATATCAAACGTGTCGCAGGGATTATTGCAGATTTGTATGAGTTGGAAAGTTGA
- the argS gene encoding arginine--tRNA ligase, translating to MNTKELIASELASVIDSLDQEAILNLLETPKNSEMGDIAFPAFSLAKVERKAPQMIAAELAEKINSQAFEKVVATGPYVNFFLDKSAISAQVLQAVITEKEHYADQHIGKQENVVIDMSSPNIAKPFSIGHLRSTVIGDSLSHIFQKIGYQTVKVNHLGDWGKQFGMLIVAYKKWGDEEAVKAHPIDELLKLYVRINAEAENDPSLDEEAREWFRKLENGDEEALALWQWFRDESLVEFNRLYNELKVEFDSYNGEAFYNDKMDAVVEILSEKGLLVESEGAQVVNLEKYGIEHPALIKKSDGATLYITRDLAAALYRKNEYQFAKSIYVVGQEQSAHFKQLKAVLQEMGYDWSDDITHVPFGLVTKEGKKLSTRKGNVILLEPTVAEAVSRAKAQIEAKNPELENKDQVAHAVGVGAIKFYDLKTDRTNGYDFDLEAMVSFEGETGPYVQYAYARIQSILRKADFKPETTGNYSLNDAESWEIIKLIQDFPRIINRAADNFEPSIIAKFAISLAQAFNKYYAHTRILDESPERDSRLALSYATAIVLKEALRLLGVEAPEKM from the coding sequence ATGAATACAAAAGAATTGATTGCTAGCGAATTGGCTAGCGTCATTGATAGCCTGGACCAAGAGGCTATTTTAAATTTACTGGAAACCCCTAAAAACTCAGAAATGGGAGACATCGCTTTCCCTGCTTTTTCTCTTGCAAAAGTCGAACGTAAAGCACCTCAAATGATTGCGGCTGAACTGGCTGAAAAGATTAACAGCCAAGCCTTTGAAAAGGTTGTTGCAACAGGACCTTACGTTAACTTTTTCCTTGATAAATCTGCCATTTCTGCTCAAGTATTGCAAGCTGTTATCACTGAAAAAGAACACTATGCTGACCAACATATTGGTAAACAAGAAAATGTTGTTATCGATATGTCTAGTCCAAATATCGCTAAACCATTCTCTATTGGTCACCTGCGCTCAACTGTTATCGGAGATAGCTTATCACATATTTTCCAAAAAATCGGTTATCAAACAGTCAAGGTCAACCATTTGGGAGACTGGGGTAAACAGTTTGGAATGCTGATTGTTGCCTACAAAAAATGGGGTGACGAAGAAGCTGTAAAAGCTCATCCAATCGATGAACTCCTTAAACTCTATGTCCGCATCAACGCTGAAGCTGAAAATGACCCTAGCTTGGATGAAGAAGCACGCGAATGGTTCCGTAAACTTGAAAATGGAGACGAGGAAGCTCTCGCTCTTTGGCAATGGTTCCGCGATGAAAGTTTAGTGGAATTTAACCGCCTTTACAATGAACTGAAGGTTGAATTTGACAGCTACAATGGAGAAGCCTTCTACAACGATAAGATGGATGCAGTTGTAGAAATTCTTTCTGAAAAAGGCCTTCTTGTTGAGTCAGAAGGTGCCCAAGTTGTCAATCTTGAGAAATATGGAATTGAACATCCTGCCCTCATCAAGAAATCTGATGGAGCAACTCTCTATATCACACGTGACTTGGCTGCAGCCCTTTACCGTAAAAACGAATACCAATTTGCTAAATCTATCTATGTCGTTGGTCAAGAGCAATCTGCCCACTTTAAACAACTCAAAGCCGTCTTGCAAGAAATGGGCTACGACTGGAGTGACGACATTACTCACGTTCCTTTTGGTTTGGTTACAAAAGAAGGTAAGAAACTCTCTACTCGTAAAGGGAATGTCATCTTGCTAGAGCCTACTGTTGCAGAGGCTGTTAGCCGTGCCAAGGCCCAAATCGAAGCTAAAAATCCTGAACTGGAAAATAAAGACCAGGTAGCGCATGCTGTTGGAGTTGGAGCCATTAAATTCTATGACCTCAAGACCGACCGTACAAATGGATACGACTTCGACCTAGAGGCTATGGTATCCTTCGAGGGTGAAACTGGACCTTACGTTCAATACGCCTACGCTCGTATCCAATCTATCTTGCGCAAAGCAGATTTCAAGCCAGAAACAACTGGCAACTATAGCTTGAATGATGCTGAAAGTTGGGAAATCATCAAACTCATCCAAGACTTCCCACGTATTATCAACCGTGCGGCGGATAACTTTGAACCTTCTATCATTGCTAAATTTGCAATTAGCCTGGCTCAAGCCTTTAACAAATATTATGCACATACACGTATCTTGGATGAAAGTCCAGAACGCGACAGCCGTCTAGCCCTCAGCTATGCAACAGCAATCGTTCTCAAAGAAGCCCTTCGCTTGCTTGGAGTAGAAGCACCTGAGAAGATGTAA
- the argR gene encoding arginine repressor translates to MRKRDRHQLIKKMITEEKLSTQKEIQDRLEAHNVFVTQTTLSRDLREIGLTKVKKNDMVYYVLANETEKIDLVEFLSHHLEGVARAEFTLVLHTKLGEASVLANIVDANKDEWILGTVAGANTLLVICRDQHVAKLMEDRLLDLMKDK, encoded by the coding sequence ATGAGAAAAAGAGATCGTCATCAGTTAATAAAAAAAATGATTACTGAGGAGAAATTAAGTACACAAAAAGAAATTCAAGATCGGTTGGAGGCGCACAATGTTTTTGTGACGCAGACAACCCTGTCTCGTGATTTGCGCGAAATCGGCTTGACCAAGGTCAAGAAAAATGATATGGTGTATTATGTACTAGCAAATGAGACAGAAAAGATTGATTTGGTGGAATTTTTGTCTCATCATTTAGAAGGTGTTGCAAGAGCAGAGTTTACCTTGGTACTTCATACCAAATTGGGCGAAGCCTCTGTTTTAGCAAATATTGTAGATGCAAACAAGGATGAATGGATTTTAGGAACAGTTGCTGGTGCCAATACCTTATTGGTCATTTGTCGAGACCAGCACGTTGCCAAACTCATGGAAGATCGTTTGCTAGATTTGATGAAAGATAAGTAA
- the mutS gene encoding DNA mismatch repair protein MutS, whose protein sequence is MTTEKLSPGMQQYVDIKKQYPDAFLLFRMGDFYELFYEDAVNAAQILEISLTSRNKNADNPIPMAGVPYHSAQQYIDVLIEQGYKVAIAEQMEDPKQAVGVVKREVVQVITPGTVVDSSKPDSQNNFLVAIDREGNQFGLAYMDLVTGDFYVTGLLDFTLVCGEVRNLKAREVVLGYDLSEEEEQILSRQMNLVLSYEKEGFEDLHLLDSRLAAVEQAASSKLLQYVHRTQMRELNHLKPVIRYEIKDFLQMDYATKASLDLVENARSGKKQGSLFWLLDETKTAMGMRLLRSWIHRPLIDKERIIQRQEVVQVFLDHFFERSDLTDSLKGVYDIERLASRVSFGKTNPKDLLQLATTLSSVPRIRAILEGMEQPALAYLIEQLDGIPELESLISAAIAPEAPHVITEGGIIRTGFDETLDKYRRVLREGASWIAEIEAKERENSGISTLKIDYNKKDGYYFHVTNSQLGNVPAHFFRKATLKNSERFGTEELARIEGDMLEAREKSANLEYEIFMRIREEVSKYIQRLQALAQGIATVDVLQSLAVVAETQHLIRPEFGEDSRIDIQKGRHAVVEKVMGAQTYIPNTIQMAEDTSIQLITGPNMSGKSTYMRQLAMTAVMAQLGSYVPAESAHLPIFDAIFTRIGAADDLVSGQSTFMVEMMEANNAISHATKNSLILFDELGRGTATYDGMALAQSIIEYIHEHIGAKTLFATHYHELTSLESSLQHLVNVHVATLEKDGQVTFLHKIEPGPADKSYGIHVAKIAGLPADLLARADNILTQLESQGTESPAPMRQTNAVTEQISLFDTEEEHPILEELAKLDIYNMTPMQAMNVLVELKQKL, encoded by the coding sequence ATGACGACAGAAAAGCTATCACCCGGCATGCAACAGTATGTGGATATTAAAAAGCAATATCCAGATGCTTTTTTGCTCTTTCGGATGGGTGATTTTTATGAATTATTTTATGAGGATGCGGTCAATGCTGCGCAAATTCTGGAAATTTCCTTAACGAGTCGCAACAAGAATGCCGACAATCCGATTCCTATGGCGGGTGTTCCTTATCATTCTGCCCAACAGTATATCGATGTCTTGATTGAGCAGGGCTATAAGGTAGCTATCGCAGAGCAGATGGAAGATCCTAAACAAGCTGTTGGAGTTGTGAAACGAGAGGTTGTTCAAGTCATTACGCCAGGGACAGTGGTCGACAGTAGTAAGCCGGACAGTCAGAATAATTTTTTGGTTGCTATAGACCGCGAAGGCAATCAATTTGGTCTAGCTTATATGGACCTGGTGACCGGTGACTTTTATGTGACAGGTTTATTGGATTTCACGCTGGTTTGTGGGGAAGTCCGTAACCTTAAGGCGCGAGAAGTGGTGTTGGGTTATGACTTGTCTGAGGAGGAAGAACAAATCCTCAGTCGCCAGATGAATCTGGTGCTCTCTTATGAAAAAGAAGGCTTTGAGGACCTTCATTTGCTGGATTCACGATTGGCAGCGGTGGAGCAAGCGGCGTCTAGTAAACTGCTTCAGTATGTTCATCGGACTCAGATGAGGGAATTGAACCACCTCAAGCCTGTTATCCGCTATGAAATCAAAGATTTCTTGCAGATGGATTATGCGACCAAGGCTAGTCTGGATTTGGTTGAGAATGCCCGTTCGGGCAAGAAGCAAGGCAGTCTTTTCTGGCTTTTAGATGAAACTAAGACGGCAATGGGTATGCGTCTGTTACGTTCTTGGATTCATCGTCCTTTGATTGACAAGGAGCGAATCATCCAACGCCAAGAAGTGGTGCAGGTCTTCCTCGACCATTTCTTTGAGCGCAGTGATTTGACAGACAGTCTCAAGGGTGTTTATGATATTGAACGCTTGGCTAGTCGTGTTTCTTTTGGCAAAACCAATCCCAAGGATCTCTTGCAGTTGGCGACTACCTTGTCTAGCGTACCACGGATTCGTGCGATTTTAGAAGGGATGGAGCAACCTGCTCTAGCCTATCTCATTGAACAACTGGATGGAATCCCTGAGTTAGAGAGTTTGATTAGCGCAGCGATTGCTCCTGAAGCTCCCCATGTGATTACAGAAGGTGGTATTATCCGGACTGGATTTGATGAGACTTTAGACAAGTACCGTCGCGTTCTCAGAGAAGGGGCTAGCTGGATTGCTGAGATTGAGGCTAAGGAGCGAGAAAACTCTGGTATCAGCACGCTTAAGATTGACTACAATAAGAAGGATGGCTATTATTTCCATGTGACCAATTCGCAACTGGGAAATGTGCCTGCTCACTTTTTCCGCAAGGCAACGCTGAAAAACTCAGAACGCTTTGGAACCGAAGAATTAGCCCGTATCGAGGGAGATATGTTGGAGGCGCGTGAGAAGTCAGCTAACCTAGAGTACGAAATTTTTATGCGTATTCGTGAAGAGGTTAGCAAGTACATCCAGCGTTTACAAGCTCTAGCCCAAGGAATTGCGACGGTTGATGTCTTGCAAAGTCTGGCGGTTGTGGCTGAAACCCAGCATTTGATTCGACCAGAGTTCGGAGAGGATTCGCGGATTGATATCCAGAAAGGGCGCCATGCTGTCGTTGAAAAGGTTATGGGGGCTCAGACCTATATTCCTAATACGATTCAGATGGCAGAAGATACTAGTATTCAACTGATTACAGGGCCCAACATGAGTGGGAAGTCTACCTACATGCGTCAATTAGCCATGACGGCGGTTATGGCCCAGCTGGGTTCTTATGTGCCGGCTGAGAGCGCTCATTTGCCAATTTTCGATGCGATCTTTACCCGTATCGGAGCAGCAGATGACTTGGTCTCAGGGCAATCAACCTTCATGGTGGAGATGATGGAGGCCAATAATGCTATTTCGCATGCGACAAAGAATTCCTTGATTCTTTTTGATGAGTTAGGTCGTGGAACGGCAACTTATGACGGAATGGCTCTTGCTCAGTCCATCATCGAATACATCCATGAGCACATCGGAGCCAAGACCCTCTTTGCGACCCACTACCATGAGTTGACTAGTTTGGAGTCTAGTTTACAACACTTGGTCAATGTCCATGTGGCAACTTTGGAGAAGGATGGGCAGGTTACCTTCCTTCATAAGATTGAACCAGGTCCAGCTGACAAATCCTACGGTATCCATGTTGCCAAGATTGCTGGTTTGCCAGCAGATCTTTTAGCTAGAGCGGATAATATTTTGACTCAACTAGAGAGTCAAGGTACAGAAAGTCCTGCTCCTATGAGACAAACAAATGCTGTCACAGAACAGATTTCACTATTTGATACGGAAGAAGAGCATCCTATCCTAGAAGAATTAGCTAAATTGGACATTTACAACATGACACCCATGCAGGCCATGAATGTTTTGGTTGAGTTAAAACAAAAACTATAA
- a CDS encoding DUF3021 domain-containing protein, with the protein MKKQIFHDAAAGVLIGLILSIIFSLIYAPNTYAPLSSDSLIGQVMTQHQIHGALVLLYCTLIWAAIGILFNFGNRLFSRDWSLLRATLTHFFLMLVGFIPLATLAGWFPFHWIFYLQLIIEFAIVYLIIWTISYKRASKKVDHINQLLEHRK; encoded by the coding sequence ATGAAAAAACAAATCTTCCACGATGCAGCTGCCGGTGTTCTTATCGGCCTCATCCTCTCTATCATCTTTTCACTCATTTATGCACCAAATACCTACGCACCACTAAGTTCCGACTCTCTCATCGGCCAAGTGATGACCCAACATCAGATTCACGGTGCCCTGGTCTTGCTCTACTGCACACTGATCTGGGCAGCCATCGGTATTCTCTTTAACTTTGGCAACCGCTTATTCAGCCGTGACTGGAGCTTACTCCGTGCGACTCTGACTCATTTTTTCCTCATGCTAGTAGGCTTTATCCCACTAGCAACCCTAGCTGGTTGGTTCCCCTTCCACTGGATTTTCTATCTCCAACTCATTATCGAGTTTGCGATTGTCTACCTCATCATTTGGACTATTTCCTATAAAAGAGCATCAAAAAAAGTAGACCATATCAACCAACTCTTGGAGCATAGAAAGTAA
- a CDS encoding LytTR family DNA-binding domain-containing protein, which produces MKVELQISETYEEEKLIVQAPQETEKVQKVIEFAENLDRTEKIKGKIDDQVYLVKIGKIQRFYIENRKVLAETASQTYNIDLRLYQVLEILPTTFIQISQSEIININSISHLKLTPNGLVEIFLKNESFTYSSRRYLKTIKEKLEL; this is translated from the coding sequence ATGAAAGTAGAACTACAGATTAGCGAGACTTACGAAGAGGAAAAGCTGATTGTGCAAGCACCTCAAGAAACCGAAAAAGTCCAAAAAGTCATCGAGTTTGCAGAAAATCTGGACCGAACAGAAAAAATCAAAGGAAAGATTGATGATCAGGTCTATCTAGTTAAGATTGGTAAGATACAACGATTCTATATCGAGAATCGGAAGGTGCTAGCAGAAACAGCCAGTCAGACCTACAATATTGATTTACGGCTCTATCAAGTCCTTGAAATTCTGCCAACAACTTTTATCCAAATTTCCCAATCAGAAATCATCAATATCAACTCCATCTCTCATCTCAAGCTCACGCCCAACGGCCTAGTAGAAATTTTCTTGAAAAACGAAAGCTTCACCTACTCTTCACGCCGTTACCTAAAAACCATCAAGGAGAAATTAGAACTATGA